In Fusarium oxysporum f. sp. lycopersici 4287 chromosome 11, whole genome shotgun sequence, the following are encoded in one genomic region:
- a CDS encoding alcohol dehydrogenase (NADP+) codes for MASQPSLLAATAKLNNGLIIPRIQLGLYMMSTKEATDAVRQGLLTGYRGFDCAQMYHNERQAGKAISDFLASSENTAGLKREDIWYTSKLASCDESYDAVRRSVKKSVEASGLGYIDLFLLHSPYGGKTARLTSWKALEDAVDAGEIRAAGVSNFGSAHIEELMSSNPRIPPVINQIEVHPFNTQEGIRATCAKHNIAIEAYAPLARAERMDHPAIVNMAKKYSVTPAQIFVKWGLQHDFITLPKSTKQKRMIENASVDGFEISEEDMKELDGLDEHLVTDWDPTDAP; via the exons ATGGCGTCTCAACCCTCACTTCTCGCCGCCACGGCCAAG CTCAACAATGGCCTCATCATTCCCCGCATCCAACTCGGTCTCTACATGATGTCCACCAAAGAAGCCACCGATGCAGTTCGTCAAGGCCTTCTCACCGGCTACCGCGGTTTTGACTGCGCACAGATGTACCACAATGAGCGCCAAGCCGGTAAAGCCATCAGTGACTTTCTCGCCAGTAGTGAGAACACGGCGGGTTTGAAGCGCGAGGATATTTGGTACACCTCCAAGCTCGCCAGCTGCGACGAGTCGTATGATGCTGTGCGAAGATCCGTCAAGAAATCGGTTGAGGCCTCGGGCTTGGGATACATTGACTTGTTCCTCCTTCATAGCCCGTATGGTGGAAAGACAGCCAGACTTACGAGCTGGAAGGcccttgaagatgctgttgatgcgGGTGAAATTCGCGCTGCTGGCGTCAGCAACTTTGGTTCTGCTCAT atcgaggagcTCATGTCCTCCAACCCTCGTATCCCTCCTGTGATCAACCAGATCGAAGTCCATCCTTTCAACACTCAAGAAGGTATCCGCGCCACTTGCGCCAAGCACAACATTGCCATCGAGGCCTACGCTCCCCTCGCTCGAGCTGAGCGTATGGATCACCCTGCCAttgtcaacatggccaaAAAGTACTCCGTTACGCCTGCCCAAATCTTTGTCAA GTGGGGACTTCAACATGACTTTATCACTCTCCCCAAGAGTACCAAGCAGAAACGCATGATCGAGAACGCAAGCGTTGATGGATTTGAGATTTCGGAGGAAGATATGAAGGAACTGGATGGCTTGGATGAGCATTTGGTTACAGACTG GGACCCAACCGACGCGCCCTGA